In the genome of Desulfovibrio desulfuricans, one region contains:
- the dsrA gene encoding dissimilatory-type sulfite reductase subunit alpha yields MAKHATPLLDQLESGPWPSFVSDIKQEAVSRAKNPKGLDYQIPVDCPEDLLGVLELSYNEKETHWKHGGIVGVFGYGGGVIGRYCDQPEMFPGVAHFHTMRVAQPSGKYYHSKFLRDLCDIWDLRGSGLTNMHGSTGDIVLLGTQTAQLEEIFHELTHTMNVDLGGSGSNLRTPEACLGQSRCEYACYNTQGMCYQLTMDYQDELHRPAFPYKFKFKFDGCPNGCVCAMARSDFAVVGTWKDDIKIDQDAVKGYVGGEFAPNAGAHSGRDWGKFDIQKEVVDLCPSKCMKWDGSKLSIKTADCVRCMHCINTMPRALHIGDERGASILVGAKAPVVDGAQMGSLLVPFVSCEAPYDDVKEVIEKIWDWWMEEGKNRERVGETMKRLSFQKLLEVTDTPAAAYHVKEPRSNPYIFFKEEEVPGGWTRDLAAYRKRHQR; encoded by the coding sequence ATGGCGAAACATGCAACCCCCTTGTTGGACCAGCTTGAAAGCGGCCCTTGGCCGAGCTTTGTGTCCGACATCAAACAGGAGGCGGTCTCTCGGGCCAAGAACCCCAAGGGTCTTGACTATCAGATCCCTGTGGACTGCCCCGAAGACCTTCTGGGTGTACTTGAGCTTTCCTACAACGAAAAGGAAACCCACTGGAAGCACGGCGGCATCGTGGGCGTGTTTGGTTACGGCGGTGGCGTTATCGGCCGTTACTGCGACCAGCCCGAAATGTTCCCCGGCGTGGCCCACTTCCACACCATGCGTGTGGCTCAGCCTTCGGGCAAGTACTACCACAGCAAGTTCCTGCGCGACCTGTGCGACATTTGGGACCTGCGTGGTTCCGGTCTGACCAACATGCACGGTTCCACCGGCGACATCGTGCTGCTTGGCACCCAGACCGCCCAGCTGGAAGAAATCTTCCACGAACTGACCCACACGATGAACGTCGACCTGGGTGGTTCCGGCTCCAACCTGCGTACGCCTGAAGCCTGTCTTGGCCAGTCGCGCTGCGAATATGCCTGCTACAACACGCAGGGCATGTGCTACCAGCTGACCATGGACTATCAGGACGAACTGCACCGCCCCGCCTTCCCCTACAAGTTCAAGTTCAAGTTCGACGGTTGCCCCAACGGCTGCGTGTGCGCCATGGCGCGCTCTGACTTTGCCGTTGTCGGTACCTGGAAGGACGACATCAAGATCGACCAGGACGCCGTGAAGGGCTATGTGGGCGGCGAATTCGCCCCCAACGCCGGCGCTCACTCCGGTCGCGACTGGGGCAAGTTCGACATCCAGAAGGAAGTCGTTGACCTGTGCCCCTCCAAGTGCATGAAGTGGGACGGCTCCAAGCTTTCCATCAAGACCGCCGACTGCGTGCGCTGCATGCACTGCATCAACACCATGCCCCGCGCTCTGCACATCGGTGACGAACGCGGCGCGAGCATCCTCGTGGGCGCCAAGGCCCCCGTGGTGGACGGCGCCCAGATGGGTTCGCTGCTCGTGCCCTTCGTTTCCTGTGAAGCCCCTTACGACGACGTGAAAGAAGTCATCGAAAAGATTTGGGACTGGTGGATGGAAGAAGGCAAGAACCGCGAGCGCGTGGGTGAAACCATGAAGCGCCTGTCGTTCCAGAAGCTGCTGGAAGTCACCGACACTCCCGCCGCTGCCTACCATGTGAAGGAACCGCGTTCCAACCCGTACATCTTCTTCAAGGAAGAAGAAGTTCCCGGCGGTTGGACCCGCGACCTCGCTGCTTACCGCAAACGCCATCAACGCTAG
- a CDS encoding helix-hairpin-helix domain-containing protein, with the protein MNKNTDARPLGALRSVGPATLEDLRLLGVADVRDLARRDPQALYNDLCRIKGQAVDICCLDVFCCAVAQAQNPQLPYEQCNWFWWSRQRKAAASPANKSNPRP; encoded by the coding sequence GTGAACAAAAATACGGACGCCCGCCCGCTTGGCGCGCTGCGCTCCGTAGGCCCGGCCACACTTGAAGACCTGCGCCTGCTTGGGGTTGCAGATGTGCGCGACCTGGCCCGCCGCGACCCGCAGGCCCTGTACAACGACCTGTGCCGCATCAAGGGGCAAGCCGTTGATATATGCTGCCTGGACGTGTTTTGCTGCGCCGTGGCCCAGGCCCAAAACCCCCAGCTGCCGTACGAACAGTGCAACTGGTTCTGGTGGTCGCGCCAGCGCAAGGCCGCCGCAAGCCCCGCCAACAAGAGCAATCCGCGCCCATGA
- the panC gene encoding pantoate--beta-alanine ligase: MQILTNPQELAAQCKAWHRAGDDIALVPTMGYYHQGHEDLMAHGRTLAKRLVVSLFVNPTQFGPGEDLDAYPRNTERDTEIARSQGADILFMPQPGAMYAPDHATWVEVPELSRGLCGLSRPVHFRGVCTVVLKLFMLTGADVAVFGQKDWQQQAILRRMVRDLDVPVRIETRETVREADGLALSSRNVYLSAEERAHAPEIRKALLYAQKLAQSGETSVKLLRETVLRRWAEFLPMGRLDYLSIVHPESITPLSEVDGPALMACAVRMGKARLIDNILLRS, from the coding sequence ATGCAGATATTAACAAATCCCCAAGAACTGGCGGCCCAATGCAAGGCTTGGCACAGAGCTGGCGACGACATCGCTCTGGTTCCTACCATGGGCTATTACCATCAGGGACATGAAGACCTCATGGCCCACGGGCGCACCCTGGCCAAACGGCTGGTGGTGAGCCTTTTTGTCAACCCTACCCAGTTCGGCCCCGGCGAGGATCTGGACGCATACCCCCGCAACACCGAGCGAGATACTGAAATCGCACGCAGCCAGGGCGCGGACATCCTCTTTATGCCCCAACCCGGCGCCATGTACGCGCCTGACCACGCTACATGGGTGGAAGTGCCCGAACTTTCACGCGGTCTGTGCGGCCTGTCGCGGCCTGTGCATTTCAGGGGCGTATGCACCGTGGTGCTCAAGCTGTTTATGCTTACCGGCGCGGACGTGGCCGTATTTGGGCAAAAAGACTGGCAGCAGCAGGCCATCCTACGCCGCATGGTCCGCGACCTTGATGTGCCCGTGCGCATCGAGACCCGCGAAACCGTACGCGAAGCAGACGGGCTCGCGCTATCCTCGCGCAACGTCTACCTTTCGGCCGAAGAACGCGCCCACGCCCCCGAAATCCGCAAAGCCCTTCTCTACGCCCAGAAGCTGGCGCAAAGCGGCGAAACCAGCGTCAAGCTGCTGCGTGAAACAGTGCTGCGCCGCTGGGCGGAATTTTTGCCCATGGGGCGGCTGGACTACCTCAGTATTGTCCACCCGGAATCCATAACGCCGCTCAGCGAGGTCGATGGCCCTGCGCTTATGGCCTGCGCGGTGCGCATGGGTAAAGCCCGGCTTATCGACAACATACTGCTGCGTTCATAA
- a CDS encoding CatA-like O-acetyltransferase, whose translation MKYLDDSWERNEHFNFFQSRKNPCFSVSFSANVAQLCVVKKQHGFRFTDCIYFAAMLAANSVAGFRQRIVNLRPAEFDSIDAAFTYIPKGRALHCNCVAKFDKKFSAFSSNITAARTVADQAPTLYPEGGDAQSLIYFSCVPDIPILSATNPWGDPWVDTVPRFLFGKIDSSGNITVSIEALHSFIDGIHLAEFYKLFTQVLESPHEYFG comes from the coding sequence ATGAAATACCTTGATGATTCGTGGGAAAGAAATGAACACTTTAATTTTTTTCAGTCTCGTAAAAATCCGTGCTTCAGTGTTTCTTTTTCGGCAAATGTTGCCCAATTATGCGTAGTAAAAAAGCAGCATGGCTTTAGATTTACAGATTGCATCTATTTTGCCGCCATGCTCGCCGCCAATAGCGTCGCTGGCTTCAGACAAAGAATCGTTAATCTGCGCCCTGCGGAATTTGACAGCATTGATGCAGCGTTTACCTACATCCCCAAGGGCAGAGCGCTGCACTGCAATTGCGTCGCAAAATTTGATAAAAAATTTTCGGCATTCAGCAGCAACATCACCGCGGCACGGACGGTTGCCGACCAGGCCCCAACCCTTTATCCCGAGGGCGGCGACGCCCAGAGCCTAATCTACTTTAGCTGCGTGCCAGATATCCCCATACTGTCAGCAACCAACCCGTGGGGAGACCCTTGGGTCGACACTGTACCCAGATTCCTTTTTGGCAAAATTGATTCCTCAGGCAACATCACCGTGTCAATCGAAGCGCTCCACAGCTTCATTGACGGAATACATCTGGCTGAATTTTATAAGCTCTTTACTCAAGTCCTCGAGTCTCCCCACGAATACTTCGGCTAA
- the ribB gene encoding 3,4-dihydroxy-2-butanone-4-phosphate synthase, with protein sequence MHQSSLSLSSFGTSEERVRAALASLSKGGGVCVVDDENRENEGDLIFSAQHITVPQMAMLIRHCSGIVCLCLTDEHVQRLELPMMTEHNTNTQGTAFTVTIEAATGVTTGVSAADRVATIKAAAAPCARPADLRRPGHVFPLRARPGGVLERRGHTEATVDLMRMSGLEPCGVLCELTLDDGEMARLPEVAGFARAHNMPLCSVEDIAAWRLAMGDLHLAASA encoded by the coding sequence ATGCATCAGTCCTCATTATCCCTTTCGTCATTCGGCACTTCTGAAGAGCGTGTGCGCGCTGCTCTGGCTTCGTTGAGCAAAGGCGGCGGCGTTTGCGTTGTGGATGACGAAAACCGGGAAAACGAAGGCGACCTCATTTTTAGCGCGCAGCACATCACCGTGCCGCAGATGGCCATGCTGATACGCCACTGCAGCGGCATTGTCTGCCTGTGCCTCACCGACGAGCATGTGCAGCGGCTTGAGCTGCCCATGATGACGGAGCACAACACCAACACGCAGGGAACAGCCTTTACGGTCACCATTGAGGCGGCCACCGGCGTTACCACGGGTGTTTCCGCCGCTGACCGCGTGGCCACCATCAAGGCGGCCGCTGCGCCCTGCGCCAGACCTGCGGATTTGCGCCGCCCCGGTCATGTCTTCCCCCTGCGGGCGCGCCCCGGCGGCGTGCTTGAACGGCGCGGCCACACCGAGGCGACCGTTGATCTCATGCGTATGTCTGGTCTGGAGCCGTGCGGCGTGCTGTGCGAGCTGACTCTGGATGACGGCGAAATGGCCCGACTGCCCGAGGTGGCGGGCTTTGCCCGCGCCCACAACATGCCTTTGTGCAGTGTGGAGGATATTGCGGCGTGGCGGTTGGCTATGGGTGATCTGCACCTCGCCGCCAGCGCATAA
- a CDS encoding dissimilatory sulfite reductase D family protein: protein MADDKDVVVEFLNSKSASKSKFYFKDFLELFPDRGPRDVKKVLTKLVNEEVLEFWSSGSTTMYGLKGAGKQSAAEGEN, encoded by the coding sequence ATGGCTGACGACAAAGACGTTGTTGTTGAATTTTTGAATAGCAAATCCGCGTCCAAGTCCAAGTTCTATTTCAAGGACTTCCTTGAATTGTTCCCCGATCGCGGTCCCCGCGACGTGAAGAAAGTTCTCACCAAGCTGGTGAACGAAGAAGTGCTGGAATTCTGGTCTTCCGGTTCCACCACCATGTACGGCCTGAAGGGCGCGGGCAAGCAGTCCGCCGCTGAAGGCGAAAATTAG
- the metK gene encoding methionine adenosyltransferase, which yields MQTKGRYYFTSESVTEGHPDKVADQISDAILDTLLAQDANAHVACETLVTTGMAVIAGEITTSGYADLPHVVRETIKGIGYNSSDMGFDWQTCAVINAIGHQSPDIAQGVLREKPEDQGAGDQGMMFGFACNETSTLMPAPIYWAHQLSQQLAKVRKDGTVNFFRPDGKTQVSFEYQDGKPVRINNVVVSTQHAASASQADVVEAVKKHVIRPILEPSGYFDEKACEIFINTTGRFVVGGPMGDCGLTGRKIIQDTYGGSGHHGGGAFSGKDPSKVDRSGAYMGRYIAKNVVAAGLAPVCEVQIAYCIGVAQPVSVLVSSQGTSELSDEMLTKAVRDVFDLRPYFISKRLDLKRPIYQKSSCYGHFGRELPEFSWEKTDAVADLRTAAKV from the coding sequence ATGCAAACCAAGGGCAGGTATTATTTCACTTCAGAATCTGTCACGGAAGGCCACCCCGACAAGGTTGCCGACCAGATCTCGGACGCCATCCTTGATACGCTGCTGGCGCAGGACGCCAACGCCCACGTGGCGTGCGAGACTCTGGTGACCACCGGCATGGCCGTTATCGCAGGCGAAATCACCACCAGCGGTTACGCCGACCTGCCCCATGTTGTGCGCGAAACCATCAAGGGCATCGGCTACAACAGCTCCGATATGGGCTTTGACTGGCAGACCTGCGCCGTTATCAACGCCATCGGCCACCAGTCGCCCGACATCGCGCAAGGCGTGCTGCGCGAAAAGCCCGAAGATCAGGGCGCGGGCGACCAGGGCATGATGTTTGGCTTTGCCTGCAACGAGACCTCCACCCTTATGCCCGCCCCCATCTACTGGGCGCATCAGCTCTCGCAGCAGCTGGCCAAGGTGCGCAAGGACGGCACGGTGAACTTTTTCCGTCCCGACGGCAAGACCCAGGTTTCTTTTGAATATCAGGACGGCAAGCCCGTGCGCATCAACAACGTGGTGGTTTCTACCCAGCACGCTGCCAGCGCCAGCCAGGCTGATGTGGTCGAAGCCGTAAAAAAACACGTCATCCGCCCCATTCTGGAGCCCTCCGGCTATTTTGATGAAAAAGCCTGCGAAATTTTCATCAACACCACGGGCCGGTTTGTGGTTGGCGGCCCCATGGGCGACTGCGGCCTTACCGGCCGCAAGATCATCCAGGATACCTACGGCGGCAGCGGCCACCACGGCGGCGGCGCTTTTTCCGGCAAGGATCCCTCCAAGGTTGACCGTTCCGGCGCGTACATGGGCCGCTACATTGCCAAAAACGTGGTTGCCGCGGGCCTCGCCCCAGTGTGCGAAGTGCAGATCGCCTATTGCATCGGCGTGGCCCAACCCGTCAGCGTGCTTGTCTCCTCGCAGGGCACCAGCGAACTTTCTGACGAGATGCTGACCAAGGCCGTGCGCGACGTCTTTGACTTGCGCCCCTACTTCATCAGCAAGCGTCTTGACCTCAAGCGCCCGATCTACCAGAAGTCTTCGTGCTACGGCCACTTTGGCCGCGAGCTGCCCGAATTCAGCTGGGAAAAAACCGACGCCGTGGCCGACCTGCGCACCGCCGCCAAGGTCTAA
- the aroC gene encoding chorismate synthase: MAGNTFGQALRLTTFGESHGVGLGGVIDGCPAGLQLTEADIQAELDRRKPGQGPTATKRKESDAVRLLSGVYEGVTTGTSIAFYIANEDQRSHDYGNLAEIFRPGHADWGYFQKYNGIRDHRGGGRSSGRETAARVAGGVIARKILERRGVKILAACVELGGTAVQDWASLDLENARNRPYCAATEAMPQLWDQVVLAARKAGDTLGGIVRIEARNVPAGLGEPVFDKLEAVLAHAIMSIGAVKGFSVGEGFGAAKLHGSQNNDPLLPADPPQPGKAAFASNHAGGILGGISSGQTIVMHAAVKPIASIAVTQQTVDKEGNAASVLIGGRHDLAAIPRVVPVMEAMTALALADALLLQQRMGLGL; this comes from the coding sequence ATGGCTGGCAATACATTTGGACAGGCTCTGCGACTGACGACATTCGGCGAATCTCACGGCGTGGGCCTTGGCGGCGTCATTGACGGCTGCCCCGCAGGCCTGCAGCTGACAGAGGCCGACATCCAGGCCGAGCTTGACCGCCGCAAACCCGGTCAGGGGCCCACCGCCACCAAGCGCAAGGAATCTGACGCCGTGCGCCTGCTCTCCGGCGTGTACGAAGGCGTGACCACCGGCACGTCCATTGCCTTTTACATCGCCAACGAAGACCAGCGCTCGCACGACTACGGCAATCTGGCCGAAATCTTTCGCCCAGGGCATGCGGACTGGGGCTATTTTCAGAAATACAACGGCATACGGGACCACCGGGGCGGGGGCCGCTCCTCCGGTCGCGAAACCGCCGCCCGCGTGGCTGGCGGCGTTATTGCCCGCAAGATACTTGAACGGCGCGGCGTAAAGATCCTGGCTGCCTGCGTGGAGCTGGGCGGCACAGCCGTGCAGGACTGGGCCTCCCTTGATCTGGAAAACGCCCGCAACCGCCCCTATTGCGCCGCAACCGAGGCCATGCCCCAGCTGTGGGACCAGGTGGTGCTGGCCGCCCGCAAGGCTGGCGACACCCTGGGCGGCATTGTGCGCATCGAGGCCCGCAATGTGCCCGCAGGCCTTGGCGAACCCGTTTTTGACAAGCTCGAGGCCGTGCTGGCCCACGCCATCATGAGCATTGGCGCGGTCAAGGGATTTTCCGTCGGCGAGGGCTTTGGCGCGGCCAAACTGCACGGCTCGCAAAACAACGACCCGCTGCTGCCCGCAGATCCGCCGCAGCCCGGCAAGGCCGCCTTTGCCTCCAACCACGCGGGCGGCATACTGGGCGGCATCTCCAGCGGGCAGACCATTGTCATGCACGCCGCCGTCAAACCCATCGCCTCCATTGCCGTCACCCAGCAAACCGTGGACAAAGAGGGCAACGCAGCCTCCGTACTCATTGGCGGACGGCACGACCTTGCGGCCATACCGCGCGTTGTGCCGGTGATGGAAGCCATGACGGCCCTGGCGCTGGCCGACGCCCTGCTGCTGCAGCAACGCATGGGGCTTGGCCTGTGA
- the amrA gene encoding AmmeMemoRadiSam system protein A, producing the protein MSTSFTLPDAEKKFLSQQARTSIEAELLGKNVADIPRPPAAEFAPGSALHRKLGAFVTLHISGNLRGCIGNIVGREPLYATVWHMAQAAAFADPRFPALGLAEWPRVNMEISVLDELTPCPDAQAVEVGRHGLVLQYAGRSGVFLPQVPVEQGWDRLAYLDNLCGKAGLPPGTWKLPGAQLFWYEATVFKA; encoded by the coding sequence ATGAGCACGTCGTTTACCCTGCCTGATGCAGAAAAAAAGTTTCTTTCACAGCAGGCCCGCACCTCCATTGAAGCGGAGTTGCTGGGAAAAAATGTTGCGGATATTCCTCGACCGCCAGCGGCGGAATTTGCCCCGGGCAGCGCGCTGCACCGCAAGCTTGGGGCCTTTGTTACGTTGCACATCAGCGGCAATCTGCGTGGCTGCATAGGCAATATTGTCGGGCGCGAACCGCTGTACGCCACAGTATGGCACATGGCCCAGGCTGCGGCCTTTGCCGATCCGCGTTTTCCCGCTCTGGGCCTGGCGGAGTGGCCGCGCGTCAACATGGAGATTTCCGTGCTGGATGAGCTGACGCCCTGCCCCGACGCGCAGGCAGTGGAAGTGGGCCGTCACGGGCTGGTGCTGCAGTACGCCGGGCGCAGCGGCGTGTTTTTGCCTCAGGTTCCTGTGGAGCAGGGCTGGGACAGGCTGGCTTACCTGGACAACCTGTGCGGCAAGGCGGGCCTGCCCCCCGGTACGTGGAAACTGCCCGGCGCACAGCTCTTTTGGTACGAGGCCACGGTGTTCAAGGCCTAG
- the recD2 gene encoding SF1B family DNA helicase RecD2: MNNLPLLQHPDAVELTGTVERVVFHNEENGYTVLRLLPASVSSGGGNAGLTRPRDPVSCIGHMVSPQAGVQLKISGRWVNNPRFGRQIEFQNSEEILPATSEGLRLYLASGLIKGVGEEMAGRIVETFGTDTIRILDEEPERLLKVRGVGSKSLDRIRTSWAEHRGMRDLLLFLQPHGITPAYAVRIYRAYGAEALAIVRENPYRLAMDIHGIGFVTADAAAAKLGFEHDNPLRIQAGTLYVLQKSTDDGNVYLPQAELTEAVCAQLGVDEALVEDALAALESDERIVREELDMPDASGETGVYLRRYHHCESKTAFYIQRLLRSPKSVRFEKPDALVDKVVGELNISLAPEQLEAVRTAARSKLMVLTGGPGTGKTTIINAIIKLFGEVRARILLAAPTGRAAKRMSETSGRESRTIHRLLEYSPKEDGFARNEDNPLACGLLVVDEASMMDTLLFYHLLKAVPLGATLVLVGDVHQLPSVGPGNVLSDIISSGVVPVVELTEIFRQSAESEIICNAHLINRGEIPSLESSKERLSDFYFIHQNDAEKAAELIVDLVRNHIPRRFNLDPVDDIQVLTPMHKGAVGAGRMNACLQEALNPHGIEVRRGDRCFRLHDKVMQIRNNYDKDVFNGDMGRISFMDVHERTLSITFDERVVPYEFDELDEIAPAYAISIHKSQGSEYPAVVIPIMMQHYVLLQRNLLYTGVTRGKQLVILVGESRALKMAVNNNKTRKRYTRLAQRLAPVE, translated from the coding sequence ATGAACAACCTGCCCCTTTTGCAGCATCCTGACGCCGTTGAACTTACAGGCACTGTTGAGCGCGTCGTTTTTCACAACGAAGAAAACGGCTACACCGTACTGCGCCTACTGCCCGCCAGCGTCAGCAGCGGCGGCGGCAACGCGGGCCTTACCCGCCCGCGCGACCCGGTTTCGTGCATCGGGCATATGGTCAGCCCCCAGGCTGGCGTACAGCTCAAAATTTCCGGGCGCTGGGTCAACAACCCCCGGTTTGGCCGTCAGATCGAGTTTCAGAACTCCGAAGAAATTCTCCCCGCCACCAGCGAGGGACTTCGCCTTTATCTCGCCTCAGGGCTCATCAAGGGCGTTGGCGAAGAGATGGCCGGACGCATTGTCGAAACGTTTGGCACAGACACCATCCGCATCCTCGACGAGGAGCCCGAACGCCTGCTCAAGGTACGCGGCGTAGGCAGCAAGAGCCTTGACCGCATCCGCACTTCGTGGGCGGAACACCGGGGCATGCGCGATCTGCTGCTCTTTTTGCAGCCCCACGGCATTACTCCGGCCTACGCCGTACGCATCTATCGCGCCTACGGGGCTGAGGCCCTCGCCATCGTGCGCGAAAACCCCTATCGCCTCGCCATGGACATCCACGGCATCGGCTTTGTCACCGCCGACGCGGCCGCCGCCAAGCTCGGTTTTGAGCACGACAACCCCCTGCGCATTCAGGCGGGCACGCTCTACGTGCTGCAAAAGTCCACCGACGACGGCAACGTCTACCTGCCGCAGGCCGAACTGACCGAGGCCGTCTGCGCTCAGCTGGGCGTGGACGAAGCCCTGGTGGAGGACGCCCTCGCGGCCCTTGAAAGCGACGAGCGCATCGTACGCGAAGAGCTGGACATGCCCGACGCCTCAGGCGAAACGGGCGTTTACCTGCGCCGCTACCACCATTGCGAATCCAAGACCGCTTTCTACATCCAGCGTCTTTTGCGCTCGCCCAAATCCGTGCGTTTTGAAAAGCCTGACGCCCTGGTGGACAAGGTGGTGGGCGAGCTCAACATCTCGCTCGCGCCCGAGCAACTCGAAGCCGTGCGCACCGCCGCCCGCAGCAAGCTGATGGTGCTTACCGGCGGCCCCGGCACGGGCAAGACAACCATCATCAACGCCATCATCAAGCTTTTTGGCGAGGTGCGCGCCCGCATATTGCTGGCAGCGCCTACAGGCCGCGCCGCCAAGCGCATGTCCGAAACATCGGGCCGCGAGTCGCGCACAATCCACCGCCTGCTCGAATACAGCCCCAAGGAAGACGGCTTTGCCCGCAACGAGGACAACCCCCTCGCCTGCGGCCTGCTGGTGGTGGACGAAGCCTCCATGATGGACACCCTGCTTTTTTACCACCTGCTCAAGGCCGTGCCGCTGGGCGCTACCCTTGTGCTCGTGGGCGACGTGCACCAGCTGCCCTCGGTGGGCCCCGGCAACGTGCTTTCGGACATCATCAGCTCCGGCGTTGTGCCCGTTGTCGAGCTGACCGAAATCTTCCGCCAGTCAGCGGAAAGCGAAATCATCTGCAACGCCCACCTCATCAACCGGGGCGAAATTCCCTCGCTGGAATCGAGCAAGGAACGGCTCTCGGACTTTTACTTTATCCACCAGAACGACGCCGAAAAAGCCGCCGAGCTTATTGTGGACCTGGTGCGCAACCACATTCCGCGCCGCTTCAACCTTGACCCCGTAGACGATATTCAGGTGCTTACGCCCATGCACAAGGGCGCTGTGGGCGCCGGCCGCATGAACGCCTGCCTGCAGGAAGCCCTGAACCCCCACGGCATAGAAGTGCGCCGTGGCGACCGTTGCTTTCGCCTGCACGACAAGGTCATGCAGATACGCAACAACTACGACAAGGACGTTTTTAACGGCGACATGGGCCGCATCAGCTTTATGGACGTGCACGAGCGCACTCTCAGCATCACCTTTGACGAGCGCGTCGTGCCCTACGAATTTGACGAACTGGACGAAATAGCGCCCGCCTACGCCATCTCCATCCATAAATCGCAGGGGTCGGAATACCCCGCCGTGGTCATACCCATCATGATGCAGCACTATGTGCTGCTGCAGCGCAACCTCCTCTACACGGGCGTTACGCGCGGCAAGCAGCTGGTCATCCTCGTGGGCGAATCCCGCGCCCTTAAAATGGCCGTAAACAACAACAAGACCCGCAAGCGCTATACCAGGCTGGCCCAACGCCTCGCGCCGGTTGAGTAG
- the dsrB gene encoding dissimilatory-type sulfite reductase subunit beta, with translation MAFISSGYNPAKPMEGRITDIGPHKYNEYFPPVVKNNFGKWLYHEILEPGVLVHVAESGDKCYTVRVGGTRTMSITHIRELCDIADKYCGGYLRWTTRNNIEFMVDSEAGMKALRDDLNSRKFDGGSFKFPVGGTGAGISNMVHTQGWVHCHTPATDASGPVKAVMDAVFEDFKSMRLPAPVRIALACCINMCGAVHCSDIGLVGIHRKPPMVDHEWADQLCEIPLAVAACPTAAVRPTKVEHNGNKVNSIAIKEDRCMYCGNCYTMCPALPISDGEGDGVAIMVGGKVSNRISMPKFSKVVVGYIPNEPPRWPSLTKIVKHIVEVYAANANKYERLGDWAERIGWETFFKMTGLEFTHHLIDDFRDPAYYTWRQSTQFKF, from the coding sequence ATGGCTTTTATTTCTTCCGGGTACAATCCCGCAAAACCGATGGAAGGCCGCATTACCGACATCGGACCCCATAAGTATAATGAATACTTTCCTCCGGTGGTCAAGAACAACTTCGGCAAGTGGCTCTATCACGAAATTCTTGAGCCCGGCGTGCTCGTGCACGTGGCCGAAAGCGGCGACAAGTGCTACACCGTCCGCGTGGGCGGCACCCGTACCATGTCCATCACTCACATCCGTGAGCTGTGCGACATCGCCGACAAGTACTGCGGCGGATACCTGCGCTGGACCACCCGTAACAACATCGAATTCATGGTCGACAGCGAAGCCGGCATGAAGGCCCTGCGCGACGACCTGAACAGCCGCAAGTTTGACGGCGGTTCGTTCAAGTTCCCCGTGGGCGGCACCGGCGCTGGCATCAGCAACATGGTGCACACCCAGGGTTGGGTGCACTGCCACACCCCCGCCACCGACGCCTCCGGCCCGGTCAAGGCCGTGATGGACGCCGTGTTTGAAGACTTCAAGTCCATGCGCCTGCCCGCCCCCGTGCGTATCGCGCTTGCTTGCTGCATCAACATGTGCGGCGCCGTGCACTGCTCGGACATCGGCCTTGTGGGTATCCACCGCAAGCCCCCGATGGTCGACCACGAATGGGCTGACCAGCTGTGCGAAATTCCTCTGGCCGTGGCCGCCTGCCCCACAGCCGCTGTGCGTCCCACCAAGGTGGAACACAACGGCAACAAGGTGAACTCCATCGCCATCAAGGAAGACCGCTGCATGTACTGCGGCAACTGCTACACCATGTGCCCCGCGCTGCCCATCTCGGACGGCGAAGGCGACGGCGTTGCCATCATGGTTGGCGGCAAGGTTTCCAACCGCATCAGCATGCCCAAGTTCTCCAAGGTCGTTGTGGGTTACATCCCCAACGAACCGCCCCGTTGGCCTTCGTTGACCAAGATCGTGAAGCACATCGTTGAAGTGTACGCGGCCAACGCCAACAAGTACGAACGTCTGGGCGACTGGGCTGAACGCATCGGCTGGGAAACCTTCTTCAAGATGACCGGCCTTGAATTCACTCACCACCTTATCGACGACTTCCGTGATCCCGCCTACTACACTTGGCGGCAGAGCACGCAGTTCAAGTTCTAG